A single window of Cellulomonas sp. NTE-D12 DNA harbors:
- a CDS encoding aminodeoxychorismate lyase: MSTGVLVMIDRPALGQTGDGPAFRAAAADSPQLRVTDLGATRGDGIFETAAIRNGRVQASREHLERFARSAAMLDLPSPDPDVYRAAIELGISLLPDASDASVKYVLTRGDEHDAATGPTGWAFLDASEDFSDARERGIGIALLSRGYALDVAETAPWLLQGAKTLSYAVNKSALREAARRGAEDVLFTTTDGYVLEGPTSSVVLRLGDELVTTPPDAGVLPGTTQQGIFEYAQSLGLRTAFRDLRVEEIADADALWLTSSVRLAVAVRAVDGQERPADLELTRKINEYLISRTD; the protein is encoded by the coding sequence ATGAGCACCGGCGTTCTGGTGATGATCGACCGACCCGCACTCGGGCAGACCGGTGACGGTCCTGCGTTCCGCGCCGCAGCCGCCGACTCCCCGCAGCTGCGCGTCACCGACCTGGGCGCCACCCGCGGCGACGGCATCTTCGAGACGGCCGCGATCCGCAACGGCCGGGTGCAGGCGTCCCGGGAGCACCTGGAGCGGTTCGCCCGCTCGGCGGCGATGCTCGACCTACCGTCGCCGGACCCGGACGTCTACCGCGCCGCGATCGAGCTGGGCATCAGCCTGCTCCCGGACGCCTCGGACGCCTCGGTGAAGTACGTGCTGACCAGGGGCGACGAGCACGACGCCGCCACCGGACCCACCGGCTGGGCGTTCCTGGACGCCAGCGAGGACTTCTCCGACGCGCGCGAGCGCGGCATCGGCATCGCGCTGCTGTCCCGCGGCTACGCCCTCGACGTCGCGGAGACCGCACCCTGGCTGCTGCAGGGCGCCAAGACGCTCTCCTACGCCGTGAACAAGTCGGCGCTGCGCGAGGCCGCCCGTCGCGGTGCCGAGGACGTGCTGTTCACCACCACCGACGGCTACGTGCTCGAGGGCCCGACGTCCAGCGTCGTGCTGCGGCTCGGCGACGAGCTGGTGACCACCCCGCCGGACGCCGGCGTGCTGCCCGGCACCACGCAGCAGGGCATCTTCGAGTACGCGCAGAGCCTCGGCCTGCGGACGGCGTTCCGCGACCTCCGCGTCGAGGAGATCGCCGACGCCGACGCGCTGTGGCTGACGTCGTCCGTCCGGCTCGCCGTGGCGGTGCGGGCGGTCGACGGTCAGGAGCGGCCGGCGGACCTCGAGCTGACCCGGAAGATCAACGAGTACCTGATCTCCCGCACCGACTGA